A genomic window from Methanoculleus caldifontis includes:
- the polX gene encoding DNA polymerase/3'-5' exonuclease PolX has protein sequence MAERLPVTNLEVAAAFYEVADLLEIKGVPFKPQAYRRAALALEALPEDLADVVREDRLDEIPGVGKGIADRIREFVGTGSLALLAALREELPEGVQHLTRLEGIGPKKAIALSRDLGIRTVDDLEAAAKAGRVRDLPGFGEKTEQKILESILLYRTAKGRHLLGRILPVAREIEARLASLPSVRQVSLAGSIRRRKETIGDVDILAASSRPEEVMEAFATLPGVERVLVRGPTKTSVVLATGIQVDLRVVEGGHFGAALQYFTGSKEHNIAMRKLAIARNWRLNEYGLVDLATGETVAGEDEAGIYRAFDLAWIEPELREDRGELEAARTGTLPDLVGYGAVRGDLHVHTRWSEGAHSVAEMAEAARALGYEYIAICDHAEALHIARGLSPERLADQAREIERVNRENGGEFTVLTGTECNIDLDGNLDFPDSLLADLDVVVASVHSGFNQTEREMTERVVAAMGNEHVDIIGHPTGRILLSREPYRIDLSAVSEAAATLGVLLEINAYPGRLDLSDVNVRSARGHGVSFSLGSDAHNKESLRQMEFGVAVARRGWLTPEAIANTRPLQELRGFLR, from the coding sequence GTGGCGGAACGGTTGCCGGTGACGAACCTCGAGGTCGCGGCGGCGTTCTACGAGGTCGCCGACCTCCTCGAGATCAAGGGCGTCCCCTTCAAGCCGCAGGCCTACCGGCGGGCGGCCCTGGCGCTTGAGGCCCTGCCGGAGGATCTCGCGGACGTCGTCAGGGAGGACCGCCTCGACGAGATCCCCGGCGTGGGGAAGGGCATCGCCGACAGGATCCGGGAGTTCGTCGGGACCGGAAGCCTCGCGCTCCTCGCCGCTCTCCGCGAGGAACTCCCGGAGGGAGTGCAGCACCTGACCCGGCTCGAGGGGATCGGGCCGAAGAAGGCGATCGCGCTCTCCCGCGACCTCGGCATCCGGACCGTCGACGACCTGGAGGCGGCGGCAAAGGCCGGCCGGGTCCGGGACCTGCCCGGCTTCGGGGAGAAGACGGAGCAGAAGATCCTCGAGAGCATCCTTCTGTACCGGACGGCAAAGGGGCGCCACCTCCTCGGCCGCATCCTCCCGGTCGCCCGCGAGATCGAGGCGCGGCTCGCGTCACTCCCCTCCGTCCGGCAGGTCAGTCTCGCCGGCTCGATACGCCGGCGGAAGGAGACGATCGGGGACGTCGATATCCTCGCGGCCTCGTCACGCCCCGAGGAGGTGATGGAGGCCTTCGCCACCCTCCCCGGGGTCGAGCGGGTCCTCGTCCGGGGGCCGACGAAGACCTCGGTGGTCCTCGCGACCGGCATCCAGGTCGACCTCCGGGTGGTGGAGGGCGGGCATTTCGGGGCGGCGCTCCAGTACTTCACCGGCTCGAAGGAGCACAACATCGCGATGCGAAAACTCGCGATCGCGCGGAACTGGCGGTTGAACGAGTATGGGCTCGTCGACCTTGCGACCGGGGAGACGGTCGCGGGAGAGGACGAGGCCGGGATCTACCGTGCGTTCGATCTCGCCTGGATCGAGCCCGAACTCCGGGAGGACCGGGGCGAGCTCGAGGCCGCCCGGACCGGGACACTGCCCGACCTCGTCGGCTACGGCGCCGTCCGGGGCGACCTCCACGTCCACACCCGCTGGAGCGAGGGCGCCCACTCCGTGGCCGAGATGGCGGAGGCGGCGCGGGCTCTCGGCTACGAGTACATCGCCATCTGCGACCATGCCGAAGCCCTCCATATCGCCCGCGGCCTCTCTCCCGAACGCCTGGCCGACCAGGCCCGCGAGATCGAGCGGGTCAACCGGGAGAACGGCGGTGAATTTACTGTCCTCACCGGGACGGAGTGCAACATCGATCTCGATGGGAACCTCGACTTCCCCGACAGCCTTCTCGCCGACCTCGACGTCGTCGTCGCGAGCGTCCACTCCGGGTTCAACCAGACCGAGCGGGAGATGACCGAACGGGTCGTCGCGGCGATGGGAAACGAGCACGTGGACATCATCGGCCACCCGACGGGCCGGATCCTCCTCTCCCGCGAGCCCTACCGGATCGATCTCTCCGCGGTCTCTGAGGCCGCGGCGACGCTCGGCGTCCTGCTGGAGATCAACGCCTACCCCGGCAGGCTGGATCTCTCCGACGTCAACGTCCGCTCGGCCCGCGGGCACGGCGTCTCCTTCTCGCTCGGCTCCGACGCCCACAACAAGGAGAGCCTCCGGCAGATGGAGTTCGGGGTCGCGGTCGCCCGGCGGGGCTGGCTCACGCCGGAAGCGATCGCGAACACCCGGCCGCTTCAGGAACTCCGGGGGTTCCTGCGGTAG
- a CDS encoding FKBP-type peptidyl-prolyl cis-trans isomerase, with protein MVQAKEGDTVRVQYTGKLEDGTVFDSSDESSPLEFTIGSGQIIPGFEQAVVGMEPGETKSTTIRPEEAYGERRDDMMLTVDRGQFPEEIEPEPGQHLQVQQPDGRAAVVTVSDVSESTVTLDANHPLAGQPLTFEIRLVDIVGAPVRAETTS; from the coding sequence ATGGTACAGGCAAAAGAAGGCGATACCGTCAGGGTGCAGTATACCGGGAAACTGGAAGACGGCACGGTCTTCGACTCCTCCGATGAGAGTTCTCCCCTTGAGTTCACCATCGGGAGCGGGCAGATCATCCCCGGGTTCGAGCAGGCCGTCGTCGGGATGGAGCCGGGGGAGACGAAGAGCACGACCATCCGGCCCGAGGAGGCCTACGGCGAGCGGCGGGACGATATGATGCTGACGGTCGACCGGGGGCAGTTCCCCGAAGAGATCGAGCCCGAACCGGGCCAGCACCTCCAGGTGCAGCAGCCGGACGGGAGGGCGGCCGTCGTGACCGTCAGCGATGTCTCGGAGTCGACCGTGACGCTCGACGCGAACCATCCCCTCGCCGGCCAGCCGCTGACGTTCGAGATCCGGCTCGTGGACATCGTCGGCGCCCCGGTGAGGGCGGAGACCACCAGTTAA